A part of Lentisphaerota bacterium genomic DNA contains:
- a CDS encoding peptide transporter, whose amino-acid sequence MSFENDKELNEYRRIMDVPPATEFADGFDWKTVAGALFLGLIVNPATDYLALVIGGDANIGGAMKWVLIILFAEIAKRSFSSLRTQELYTLHYMAGAALADPFSGYLWTQFAAQSEYIQGLGLASELPKWAFPAAADIQAAGRTLFTRAWLPIIALTIFGVVVGRVDNYGLGYVLYRITNDVEKLPFPFAPVSAAGIVALSTDRGQETPWRWRCFAIGGMIGMVWGLVYLCVPLITQAILPKRVELIPLIFIDFTPQIGRLLPAVPINLVINLGAFLAGMVVPFWGVMGGLAGLVFTWIANPILQKIGILSSWTPDMGFVDTTFVNNIDFYLSFGIGLTFAVTLSQIVMFLTTTLRNVIKPKTKELTHSPGFLASMRSGWKILVTNNRARGDLSIFVALAIYFGATFTWIGLGVILIGSAYPWMIMIFYAVVYTPMISYATAKLEGICGQAVNIPYLRELTILLTGYKGVDIWFAPMPIRNMGTETVGFRVLELTGTKIISQIKTLVLTLPIILVASFLTSEILWRMAPIPSSAYPYTQMMWELGLRNWAVMITATMEGGSQFLEALHLNYALWGLVSGSALFAVLSAMGLPIMLVFGAVWGLAQSSPGAMFCTMAGAFVGRFYFRKRHKDMWLKYMTAVMAGFGCGIGLTSMIAMSFNVIVKMLSPTLW is encoded by the coding sequence ATGTCGTTCGAAAATGACAAGGAACTGAACGAGTATCGCCGGATCATGGACGTTCCGCCGGCGACAGAATTCGCCGACGGGTTCGACTGGAAAACCGTGGCTGGCGCCCTGTTTCTCGGCCTGATCGTGAACCCGGCGACCGATTATCTTGCGCTCGTGATCGGGGGCGACGCCAATATCGGCGGTGCCATGAAATGGGTCCTGATTATTCTCTTCGCGGAAATCGCCAAACGATCCTTTTCCTCGCTTCGAACACAGGAACTCTACACCCTGCATTACATGGCCGGCGCTGCTCTGGCGGATCCATTCTCCGGTTACCTGTGGACCCAGTTCGCGGCCCAGTCCGAATACATCCAGGGCCTCGGTCTCGCTTCCGAGCTACCGAAGTGGGCATTCCCTGCGGCTGCGGACATTCAGGCTGCAGGCCGCACGTTGTTCACCCGGGCTTGGCTTCCCATTATCGCGCTTACGATCTTCGGAGTGGTGGTGGGCCGGGTGGACAATTACGGACTGGGATATGTGCTGTACCGGATTACCAACGACGTGGAAAAACTGCCGTTCCCGTTCGCTCCGGTAAGCGCGGCGGGAATCGTGGCGCTGTCCACGGATCGCGGACAGGAAACCCCGTGGCGGTGGCGGTGCTTCGCCATCGGGGGGATGATCGGCATGGTGTGGGGTCTCGTGTACTTGTGCGTGCCTCTGATCACGCAGGCGATCTTGCCGAAACGCGTGGAACTGATTCCCTTGATATTCATCGATTTCACCCCGCAGATCGGACGGTTGCTTCCTGCGGTTCCAATCAATCTCGTGATCAATCTCGGCGCATTTCTCGCGGGCATGGTCGTGCCGTTCTGGGGGGTCATGGGCGGGCTTGCCGGACTCGTGTTCACGTGGATCGCGAACCCCATTCTCCAGAAAATTGGCATTCTGTCCAGTTGGACTCCGGACATGGGCTTTGTGGACACAACCTTTGTGAATAATATTGATTTCTACCTGTCGTTCGGCATCGGCCTCACCTTCGCCGTCACCTTGAGCCAGATCGTGATGTTCCTCACAACGACCCTCCGAAACGTGATCAAGCCCAAGACAAAAGAACTGACGCACAGCCCGGGTTTCCTGGCGAGCATGCGCAGCGGATGGAAAATACTGGTGACCAACAACCGTGCCCGCGGCGATCTCTCGATATTCGTCGCGCTTGCGATTTACTTCGGCGCCACCTTCACCTGGATTGGGCTGGGCGTCATCCTGATTGGGAGCGCCTATCCGTGGATGATCATGATCTTCTATGCCGTCGTCTATACCCCGATGATCTCGTACGCGACGGCCAAGCTCGAAGGCATCTGCGGCCAGGCCGTCAATATCCCCTACCTGCGGGAACTCACGATTCTGCTCACGGGGTATAAGGGCGTGGACATCTGGTTTGCCCCCATGCCGATCCGGAATATGGGGACTGAAACCGTCGGCTTTCGCGTGCTGGAACTCACCGGCACCAAGATTATCAGCCAGATCAAGACGCTGGTGCTGACGCTTCCCATCATTCTCGTGGCCTCGTTCCTGACCTCCGAGATCTTGTGGCGCATGGCACCCATCCCGTCTTCAGCCTACCCGTACACGCAGATGATGTGGGAACTCGGGCTCCGAAACTGGGCCGTCATGATCACGGCAACGATGGAAGGGGGATCGCAGTTTCTCGAGGCGCTGCATCTGAACTACGCCCTGTGGGGACTGGTGTCGGGCTCAGCGCTATTCGCCGTGCTGTCGGCCATGGGTCTGCCGATCATGCTGGTGTTTGGCGCGGTGTGGGGACTTGCCCAGAGCAGCCCGGGCGCGATGTTCTGCACCATGGCGGGCGCCTTCGTCGGCCGGTTCTATTTCCGAAAGCGCCACAAGGATATGTGGCTGAAATACATGACCGCCGTCATGGCCGGGTTCGGATGCGGCATCGGTCTGACCTCGATGATCGCCATGTCGTTCAATGTTATCGTTAAAATGCTGAGTCCAACACTATGGTGA